Proteins co-encoded in one Leptidea sinapis chromosome 16, ilLepSina1.1, whole genome shotgun sequence genomic window:
- the LOC126968714 gene encoding reticulon-1-A isoform X4, producing MSVCNVLDPHAWFDPQRLHPAVESLVYWRCAARSGAALGTGLVLLVALASCSVVSVLAYAALLALSAAVAFRIYKNILQAVQKTNDGHPFKYLLDKDMTVSVERAQALAASTTAHLNAALHELRRLFLVEDLVDSLKFGVLLWCLTYVGACFNGITLIILGWIALFTLPKAYEMNKAQVDANLELARGKINEIVAKVRAAVPLGKKSESEKDK from the exons TGGAGTCGCTGGTATACTGGCGCTGCGCGGCGCGGTCGGGTGCGGCGCTAGGCACAGGGCTGGTGCTCCTGGTGGCGCTGGCCAGCTGCTCCGTGGTGTCAGTACTTGCGTACGCCGCGCTGCTGGCACTCTCCGCGGCCGTGGCCTTCCGCATCTACAAGAACATCCTGCAGGCCGTGCAGAAGACCAATGATGGCCACCCTTTCAA ATACCTGCTGGACAAAGACATGACCgtgagtgtggagcgcgcgcaAGCATTGGCCGCCTCCACCACCGCACACCTCAATGCAGCACTGCACGAGCTGCGCAG ACTGTTCCTGGTTGAAGACCTGGTGGATTCGCTGAAGTTCGGCGTGCTGCTGTGGTGCCTCACCTACGTCGGAGCCTGCTTCAACGGAATCACGCTCATCATACTCG GTTGGATAGCCCTGTTCACGCTGCCCAAGGCGTACGAGATGAACAAGGCGCAGGTGGATGCCAACCTGGAGCTGGCCCGCGGCAAGATCAACGAGATCGTCGCCAA AGTGCGAGCGGCGGTGCCCCTGGGCAAGAAGTCGGAGAGCGAGAAGGACAAGTAG
- the LOC126968714 gene encoding reticulon-1-A isoform X5, with amino-acid sequence MARPKQTSRFAQSELPPRGPVESLVYWRCAARSGAALGTGLVLLVALASCSVVSVLAYAALLALSAAVAFRIYKNILQAVQKTNDGHPFKYLLDKDMTVSVERAQALAASTTAHLNAALHELRRLFLVEDLVDSLKFGVLLWCLTYVGACFNGITLIILGWIALFTLPKAYEMNKAQVDANLELARGKINEIVAKVRAAVPLGKKSESEKDK; translated from the exons ATGGCGCGTCCCAAGCAGACGTCCCGCTTCGCGCAATCCGAGCTGCCTCCTCGTGGCCCAG TGGAGTCGCTGGTATACTGGCGCTGCGCGGCGCGGTCGGGTGCGGCGCTAGGCACAGGGCTGGTGCTCCTGGTGGCGCTGGCCAGCTGCTCCGTGGTGTCAGTACTTGCGTACGCCGCGCTGCTGGCACTCTCCGCGGCCGTGGCCTTCCGCATCTACAAGAACATCCTGCAGGCCGTGCAGAAGACCAATGATGGCCACCCTTTCAA ATACCTGCTGGACAAAGACATGACCgtgagtgtggagcgcgcgcaAGCATTGGCCGCCTCCACCACCGCACACCTCAATGCAGCACTGCACGAGCTGCGCAG ACTGTTCCTGGTTGAAGACCTGGTGGATTCGCTGAAGTTCGGCGTGCTGCTGTGGTGCCTCACCTACGTCGGAGCCTGCTTCAACGGAATCACGCTCATCATACTCG GTTGGATAGCCCTGTTCACGCTGCCCAAGGCGTACGAGATGAACAAGGCGCAGGTGGATGCCAACCTGGAGCTGGCCCGCGGCAAGATCAACGAGATCGTCGCCAA AGTGCGAGCGGCGGTGCCCCTGGGCAAGAAGTCGGAGAGCGAGAAGGACAAGTAG
- the LOC126968714 gene encoding reticulon-1-A isoform X7 — MSVCNVLDPLESLVYWRCAARSGAALGTGLVLLVALASCSVVSVLAYAALLALSAAVAFRIYKNILQAVQKTNDGHPFKYLLDKDMTVSVERAQALAASTTAHLNAALHELRRLFLVEDLVDSLKFGVLLWCLTYVGACFNGITLIILGWIALFTLPKAYEMNKAQVDANLELARGKINEIVAKVRAAVPLGKKSESEKDK; from the exons TGGAGTCGCTGGTATACTGGCGCTGCGCGGCGCGGTCGGGTGCGGCGCTAGGCACAGGGCTGGTGCTCCTGGTGGCGCTGGCCAGCTGCTCCGTGGTGTCAGTACTTGCGTACGCCGCGCTGCTGGCACTCTCCGCGGCCGTGGCCTTCCGCATCTACAAGAACATCCTGCAGGCCGTGCAGAAGACCAATGATGGCCACCCTTTCAA ATACCTGCTGGACAAAGACATGACCgtgagtgtggagcgcgcgcaAGCATTGGCCGCCTCCACCACCGCACACCTCAATGCAGCACTGCACGAGCTGCGCAG ACTGTTCCTGGTTGAAGACCTGGTGGATTCGCTGAAGTTCGGCGTGCTGCTGTGGTGCCTCACCTACGTCGGAGCCTGCTTCAACGGAATCACGCTCATCATACTCG GTTGGATAGCCCTGTTCACGCTGCCCAAGGCGTACGAGATGAACAAGGCGCAGGTGGATGCCAACCTGGAGCTGGCCCGCGGCAAGATCAACGAGATCGTCGCCAA AGTGCGAGCGGCGGTGCCCCTGGGCAAGAAGTCGGAGAGCGAGAAGGACAAGTAG
- the LOC126968714 gene encoding reticulon-3-B isoform X6, whose translation MPGLADDANAITLESLVYWRCAARSGAALGTGLVLLVALASCSVVSVLAYAALLALSAAVAFRIYKNILQAVQKTNDGHPFKYLLDKDMTVSVERAQALAASTTAHLNAALHELRRLFLVEDLVDSLKFGVLLWCLTYVGACFNGITLIILGWIALFTLPKAYEMNKAQVDANLELARGKINEIVAKVRAAVPLGKKSESEKDK comes from the exons TGGAGTCGCTGGTATACTGGCGCTGCGCGGCGCGGTCGGGTGCGGCGCTAGGCACAGGGCTGGTGCTCCTGGTGGCGCTGGCCAGCTGCTCCGTGGTGTCAGTACTTGCGTACGCCGCGCTGCTGGCACTCTCCGCGGCCGTGGCCTTCCGCATCTACAAGAACATCCTGCAGGCCGTGCAGAAGACCAATGATGGCCACCCTTTCAA ATACCTGCTGGACAAAGACATGACCgtgagtgtggagcgcgcgcaAGCATTGGCCGCCTCCACCACCGCACACCTCAATGCAGCACTGCACGAGCTGCGCAG ACTGTTCCTGGTTGAAGACCTGGTGGATTCGCTGAAGTTCGGCGTGCTGCTGTGGTGCCTCACCTACGTCGGAGCCTGCTTCAACGGAATCACGCTCATCATACTCG GTTGGATAGCCCTGTTCACGCTGCCCAAGGCGTACGAGATGAACAAGGCGCAGGTGGATGCCAACCTGGAGCTGGCCCGCGGCAAGATCAACGAGATCGTCGCCAA AGTGCGAGCGGCGGTGCCCCTGGGCAAGAAGTCGGAGAGCGAGAAGGACAAGTAG